Proteins encoded within one genomic window of Cellulomonas flavigena DSM 20109:
- a CDS encoding sulfurtransferase, with the protein MAPALPALVSPELLRTTLEASTASVVVLDATTALAMHGDLEPYTAEPLRDAYLEGHVPGAGFVDVTHELSDTAAEQLFTLPAPEALAAAFGAVGVGDDTHVVVYDNVGNAWATRVWWLLRWLGHDAVSVLDGGLGAWRAAGLPVATGGEDDAALRATPRTLTPHVRPELLATTSQVAELSAGATPGVLVNALDPETFRGEQSVCPYPRRGRIPGSVNLPLFELLDPETGRLLPVASLRDRLQAGGVLGAERAVTYCGGGIAATVPAFAAFVVDGTEVAVYDGSLSEWTSDEARPVEVG; encoded by the coding sequence ATGGCACCCGCACTGCCCGCGCTCGTCAGCCCCGAGCTGCTGCGCACCACGCTCGAGGCGTCGACCGCCTCCGTCGTCGTGCTCGACGCGACCACGGCCCTCGCCATGCACGGCGACCTCGAGCCGTACACGGCCGAGCCGCTGCGCGACGCCTACCTCGAGGGGCACGTGCCGGGGGCGGGATTCGTCGACGTCACGCACGAGCTGTCGGACACGGCCGCGGAGCAGCTGTTCACCCTCCCCGCGCCCGAGGCCCTGGCCGCGGCGTTCGGGGCGGTCGGCGTCGGGGACGACACGCACGTCGTCGTCTACGACAACGTGGGCAACGCGTGGGCGACCCGCGTGTGGTGGCTGCTGCGGTGGCTGGGCCACGACGCGGTGTCGGTGCTCGACGGCGGGCTCGGCGCGTGGCGGGCGGCGGGGCTGCCGGTCGCGACGGGCGGTGAGGACGACGCGGCGCTGCGGGCGACCCCGCGCACGCTGACCCCGCACGTGCGCCCGGAGCTGCTGGCGACGACGTCGCAGGTGGCCGAGCTGTCGGCCGGCGCGACGCCGGGTGTGCTGGTCAACGCGCTCGACCCCGAGACGTTCCGCGGCGAGCAGTCGGTGTGCCCGTACCCGCGCCGCGGCCGCATCCCCGGCAGCGTGAACCTGCCGCTGTTCGAGCTGCTCGACCCGGAGACCGGGCGCCTGCTGCCCGTCGCGAGCCTGCGCGACCGGCTTCAGGCCGGCGGTGTGCTGGGGGCCGAGCGGGCCGTCACCTACTGCGGCGGCGGCATCGCCGCGACCGTGCCGGCGTTCGCGGCGTTCGTCGTCGACGGCACCGAGGTCGCCGTATACGACGGCTCCCTCTCCGAGTGGACCTCGGACGAGGCGCGCCCGGTCGAGGTCGGCTGA
- a CDS encoding DUF6234 family protein: MTDTLNGESSPSLERPPGATRLQRRGRVPRLVAGLCLTVGSLLAVLLFFQYLATYFVFFGDVEVATPDQATRYVVTATACLTLLLAGTAAAIARGRLGLSVLALVLTLAGVVVVALFPVPNDRWEREPEPRPANLGPVCYSGSDCSEGGG; encoded by the coding sequence ATGACGGACACGTTGAACGGTGAGAGCTCCCCGTCGCTCGAGCGCCCGCCGGGCGCCACGCGCCTGCAGCGCCGAGGGCGGGTCCCGCGCCTCGTCGCGGGCCTGTGCCTGACCGTGGGCAGCCTGCTGGCCGTCCTGCTGTTCTTCCAGTACCTGGCCACCTACTTCGTCTTCTTCGGTGACGTCGAGGTGGCGACGCCGGATCAGGCCACGCGGTACGTCGTGACGGCCACCGCCTGCCTCACGCTGCTCCTGGCCGGCACCGCGGCGGCGATCGCGCGCGGGCGGCTCGGGCTGAGCGTGCTGGCGTTGGTGCTGACGCTGGCGGGCGTGGTCGTCGTCGCCCTGTTCCCGGTCCCGAACGACCGGTGGGAGCGGGAGCCCGAGCCGCGCCCGGCGAACCTGGGCCCCGTCTGCTACAGCGGCAGCGACTGCTCGGAGGGCGGTGGGTGA
- the nrdF gene encoding class 1b ribonucleoside-diphosphate reductase subunit beta, whose translation MTPTGKLKLVDRVSAINWNRLQDEKDLEVWDRLVGNFWLPEKVPVSNDIQSWATLTEAEKTMTTRVFTGLTLLDTIQGTVGAVSLIPDALTPHEEAVYTNIAFMESVHAKSYSSIFSTLISTKEIDEAFRWSEENPNLQRKAEIVLDYYRGDDPLKRKVASTMLESFLFYSGFYAPMYWASRAKLTNTADLIRLIIRDEAVHGYYIGYKFQKGLERVSEAERAELKDYTFNLLFELYDNEVEYTQDLYDELGLTEDVKKFLRYNANKALMNLGYEALFPRDETDVNPAILAALSPNADENHDFFSGSGSSYVIGKAVNTEDDDWDF comes from the coding sequence ATGACCCCCACGGGCAAGCTGAAGCTCGTCGACCGCGTGTCGGCGATCAACTGGAACCGGCTGCAGGACGAGAAGGACCTGGAGGTCTGGGACCGCCTGGTCGGCAACTTCTGGCTGCCGGAGAAGGTGCCGGTCTCCAACGACATCCAGTCCTGGGCGACCCTCACCGAGGCCGAGAAGACGATGACGACCCGCGTCTTCACGGGCCTGACGCTGCTGGACACCATCCAGGGCACGGTCGGCGCGGTCAGCCTCATCCCCGACGCGCTGACCCCGCACGAGGAGGCCGTCTACACGAACATCGCGTTCATGGAGTCGGTGCACGCCAAGTCGTACTCCTCGATCTTCTCCACGCTGATCTCCACCAAGGAGATCGACGAGGCCTTCCGCTGGTCGGAGGAGAACCCGAACCTGCAGCGCAAGGCCGAGATCGTCCTCGACTACTACCGCGGTGACGACCCGCTCAAGCGCAAGGTCGCCTCGACGATGCTCGAGTCGTTCCTCTTCTACTCGGGCTTCTACGCGCCCATGTACTGGGCGTCGCGCGCCAAGCTCACCAACACGGCCGACCTCATCCGCCTCATCATCCGCGACGAGGCGGTACACGGCTACTACATCGGCTACAAGTTCCAGAAGGGCCTGGAGCGGGTGTCCGAGGCCGAGCGCGCCGAGCTCAAGGACTACACGTTCAACCTGCTCTTCGAGCTGTACGACAACGAGGTGGAGTACACGCAGGACCTCTACGACGAGCTCGGCCTGACCGAGGACGTCAAGAAGTTCCTGCGCTACAACGCCAACAAGGCCCTGATGAACCTGGGCTACGAGGCGCTGTTCCCGCGCGACGAGACGGACGTCAACCCGGCGATCCTCGCCGCGCTGAGCCCCAACGCCGACGAGAACCACGACTTCTTCTCCGGGTCGGGCTCGTCGTACGTCATCGGCAAGGCCGTCAACACCGAGGACGACGACTGGGACTTCTGA
- a CDS encoding PEP/pyruvate-binding domain-containing protein, which translates to MLVPLPDAVASTCGAKAAHLATLLRAGLPVPAGVVVPFARDTDATLRDDLRAALAHLGGGPVAVRSSARGEDGADASGAGQHETVLAVRGADAVLDAVRACRASLWSPRARAYREAARSPDEPAMAVLVQRLVDADVAGVAFTPDDPGEDVLVDAAWGLGVGVVGGTVTPDAYRLAADGTVTCVVADKRTRVDRSGAETVVRDVPTADRARRTLDEDDVRRIAALARRAADALGRAQDVEWALAGGVPWVLQARPVTAAPPRPPAAGRTGGAAAARPSPATLVGPLVGTPGSRGTATGPVRVVRGPADFARVRPGDVLVCPWTDPSWTPLLGVVAGVVTETGGLLSHAAIVARERGVPAVLGVTDATRRLRDGALVTLDGAAGTVVPHP; encoded by the coding sequence GTGCTCGTCCCGCTCCCGGACGCCGTCGCGTCGACCTGCGGCGCCAAGGCCGCGCACCTCGCCACGCTCCTGCGCGCCGGGCTGCCGGTGCCCGCGGGGGTCGTCGTGCCGTTCGCGCGCGACACCGACGCGACGCTCCGCGACGACCTGCGCGCCGCGCTGGCGCACCTCGGCGGCGGCCCGGTCGCCGTCCGGTCGTCCGCGCGCGGCGAGGACGGGGCCGACGCGTCGGGGGCCGGGCAGCACGAGACCGTCCTGGCGGTCCGGGGCGCCGACGCGGTCCTCGACGCGGTGCGCGCCTGCCGCGCGTCCCTGTGGTCCCCCCGCGCGCGGGCCTACCGGGAGGCGGCCCGGTCGCCCGACGAGCCCGCGATGGCCGTCCTCGTGCAACGGCTCGTCGACGCCGACGTCGCCGGCGTCGCGTTCACGCCGGACGACCCCGGCGAGGACGTGCTCGTCGACGCCGCGTGGGGGCTCGGGGTCGGGGTCGTCGGCGGCACCGTGACGCCCGACGCCTACCGGCTCGCGGCCGACGGCACCGTGACCTGCGTCGTCGCCGACAAGCGCACGCGCGTCGACCGCTCCGGCGCGGAGACGGTCGTTCGCGACGTCCCGACCGCGGACCGCGCGCGCCGCACCCTGGACGAGGACGACGTGCGCCGGATCGCCGCACTGGCACGGCGGGCCGCCGACGCGCTCGGCCGGGCGCAGGACGTGGAGTGGGCGCTCGCGGGCGGCGTGCCGTGGGTGCTGCAGGCCCGTCCCGTGACGGCGGCACCGCCCCGGCCGCCGGCCGCAGGCCGCACCGGGGGCGCCGCCGCCGCGAGGCCGTCGCCCGCCACCCTCGTCGGCCCCCTCGTCGGCACCCCGGGCAGCCGCGGCACCGCGACCGGTCCGGTGCGCGTCGTGCGCGGCCCTGCCGACTTCGCGCGTGTGCGGCCCGGTGACGTGCTGGTCTGCCCGTGGACCGACCCGTCGTGGACGCCGCTGCTGGGCGTCGTCGCGGGCGTCGTCACCGAGACCGGCGGGCTGCTCTCGCACGCCGCGATCGTCGCCCGCGAGCGCGGTGTGCCGGCCGTCCTCGGCGTCACCGACGCGACCCGTCGCCTGCGCGACGGAGCCCTGGTCACGCTCGACGGCGCCGCCGGCACCGTCGTGCCCCACCCCTGA
- a CDS encoding DNA-binding protein: MDSKDQVARADQAQARREADARTHLLGLGADTLPDRPWRPAPVPPSAVDLVQYAVHRSGDLAPDDVLQALALLPAARAEVDGLEDGLLFVARSAGLTWAQIAQAMGFRSPQACQQHWARLSARRGADA; encoded by the coding sequence GTGGACAGCAAGGACCAGGTCGCCCGCGCCGACCAGGCGCAGGCACGCCGCGAGGCCGACGCCCGCACGCACCTGCTCGGCCTCGGCGCCGACACCCTCCCCGACCGGCCGTGGCGCCCGGCCCCCGTGCCGCCGTCGGCGGTCGACCTCGTGCAGTACGCGGTGCACCGCTCGGGGGACCTCGCACCCGACGACGTCCTGCAGGCGCTCGCCCTGCTGCCGGCGGCGCGCGCCGAGGTCGACGGGCTCGAGGACGGCCTGCTGTTCGTCGCGCGCAGCGCGGGCCTGACGTGGGCGCAGATCGCGCAGGCCATGGGCTTCCGGTCGCCGCAGGCCTGCCAGCAGCACTGGGCGAGGCTGAGCGCCCGCCGAGGCGCGGACGCATGA
- the helR gene encoding RNA polymerase recycling motor ATPase HelR, with protein MSLPVTSTFALPDARGAKADPALVADDEAHLDAVTHALRAQLDDLTERLAAARRAPAGGGTRAVERDQEVHRLTARLRLLRRFGLDLCLGRTVDTAGRRVYVGRTGLTAPDGTRLLADWRSPAAEPFFAATLAQPMGLVSRRRYRWAGGRVVDYWDEVLTPGAGVDGVAPDDQSAFLTSLGADRSARMRDVLTTIAADQDAAIRAPWRGAHVVDGGPGTGKTVVALHRAAYLLHADPHLGRRGGVLVVGPHRPYLDYVADVLPALGEEGVVTCTLRDLVPEGADARPEPDPHVAALKSTAAMVRAVEPAVAFSERPPVHDVVVETPWDDVVLTAADWAAAFAAAEPGTPHDEARDEVWEALVETVAERVGGDVPAGELRRALLRDRGLTRTFGRHWPLLDGPDVVADLWSVPAYLRLCAPWLTPDDVRALQRDDAHAWTDADLPLLDAARRRVGDPEAPRRERERAAAEEADRAYMADVVDYLAATDDSELGVMKALVQSDLRDALVDHDAVPRPAPDRLAGPFAHVVVDEAQELTDAQWQMLLARCPSRSFTVVGDRAQARAGFAESWPERLERVGLRDVEVATLTVNYRTPAEVMAAAEPVIRAAVPDANVPTSIRSTGVPVRHGGVAELEDVLDVWLAAHGGVACVIGDVDVASRDRVRVLTPTLAKGLEFDLVVLVAPGTWGDGVAATVDRYVAMTRATAQLIILT; from the coding sequence GTGAGCCTGCCCGTGACCAGCACCTTCGCCCTTCCCGACGCGCGTGGGGCGAAGGCCGACCCGGCGCTCGTCGCCGACGACGAGGCCCACCTCGACGCCGTCACCCACGCGCTGCGGGCACAGCTGGACGACCTCACCGAGCGGCTGGCCGCCGCGCGACGCGCCCCCGCGGGTGGCGGGACGCGGGCCGTCGAGCGGGACCAGGAGGTGCACCGCCTGACCGCCCGGCTGCGGCTGCTGCGGCGGTTCGGGCTCGACCTGTGCCTGGGGCGCACGGTCGACACCGCGGGGCGGCGCGTGTACGTCGGCCGCACGGGGCTGACCGCCCCCGACGGCACACGCCTGCTCGCGGACTGGCGCTCGCCGGCCGCCGAGCCGTTCTTCGCCGCGACGCTCGCGCAGCCGATGGGGCTCGTGAGCCGACGCCGGTACCGGTGGGCCGGCGGGCGCGTCGTGGACTACTGGGACGAGGTGCTCACGCCCGGCGCGGGGGTCGACGGCGTGGCCCCCGACGACCAGTCGGCGTTCCTCACGAGCCTGGGTGCGGACCGCTCGGCGCGCATGCGCGACGTGCTGACGACGATCGCGGCCGACCAGGACGCGGCGATCCGTGCGCCGTGGCGGGGCGCGCACGTCGTCGACGGCGGCCCCGGCACGGGCAAGACGGTCGTCGCGCTGCACCGCGCGGCGTACCTGCTGCACGCGGACCCGCACCTCGGGCGGCGCGGCGGCGTGCTCGTCGTGGGTCCGCACCGCCCCTACCTCGACTACGTGGCCGACGTGCTGCCGGCGCTCGGCGAGGAGGGCGTCGTGACGTGCACGTTGCGCGACCTCGTCCCCGAGGGCGCCGACGCGCGGCCCGAGCCCGACCCGCACGTGGCCGCGCTGAAGTCGACGGCGGCGATGGTGCGGGCGGTCGAGCCCGCGGTCGCGTTCTCCGAGCGCCCGCCGGTGCACGACGTCGTCGTGGAGACGCCGTGGGACGACGTCGTGCTGACGGCCGCCGACTGGGCCGCCGCGTTCGCCGCGGCGGAGCCCGGGACGCCGCACGACGAGGCGCGCGACGAGGTGTGGGAGGCGCTCGTCGAGACGGTGGCCGAGCGGGTCGGCGGGGACGTCCCCGCCGGTGAGCTGCGCCGGGCGCTGCTGCGCGACCGCGGCCTGACGCGCACGTTCGGGCGGCACTGGCCGCTGCTCGACGGGCCGGACGTGGTCGCCGACCTGTGGTCCGTGCCGGCGTACCTGCGGCTGTGCGCGCCGTGGCTGACGCCGGACGACGTGCGCGCGCTGCAGCGCGACGACGCCCACGCGTGGACGGACGCCGACCTGCCACTCCTGGACGCCGCCCGGCGACGTGTCGGGGATCCCGAGGCGCCGCGGCGCGAGCGCGAGCGGGCGGCCGCGGAGGAGGCCGACCGCGCGTACATGGCGGACGTCGTCGACTACCTCGCGGCGACGGACGACTCCGAGCTCGGCGTCATGAAGGCGCTCGTCCAGAGCGACCTGCGCGACGCGCTCGTCGACCACGACGCCGTCCCGCGCCCCGCGCCCGACCGGCTCGCGGGGCCGTTCGCGCACGTCGTCGTCGACGAGGCGCAGGAGCTCACCGACGCGCAGTGGCAGATGCTGCTGGCGCGGTGCCCGTCGCGGTCGTTCACGGTCGTCGGGGACCGCGCGCAGGCGCGCGCGGGGTTCGCGGAGTCGTGGCCCGAGCGGCTCGAGCGCGTCGGGCTGCGGGACGTCGAGGTCGCGACGCTCACCGTCAACTACCGCACGCCGGCCGAGGTGATGGCGGCTGCCGAGCCGGTGATCCGCGCGGCGGTGCCGGACGCGAACGTGCCGACGTCGATCCGCTCGACCGGCGTCCCGGTGCGGCACGGTGGCGTCGCGGAGCTCGAGGACGTGCTCGACGTCTGGCTCGCGGCGCACGGGGGCGTGGCGTGCGTGATCGGGGACGTCGACGTGGCCTCCCGCGACCGCGTGCGCGTGCTGACGCCGACGCTCGCGAAGGGCCTGGAGTTCGACCTCGTCGTGCTGGTCGCGCCCGGCACGTGGGGCGACGGCGTCGCGGCGACGGTCGACCGCTACGTGGCCATGACCCGCGCGACCGCGCAACTGATCATCCTCACCTGA
- a CDS encoding histidine phosphatase family protein → MPTRHLYLVRHGDADAFGELTPTGRRQCELLGARLAGLPVNALWHSPLPRAVASAHVIAAHLPGVPVAPADELVDHVPHVPEPGEIPAPLRGFFDGYDAAEAAAGRALADALVARFTTPAPVETHEVLVTHGFQVAWLVRHALDAPDARWLGLNSGNAALTVIEHRDGVPPTLVVLNDMGHLPPDLRWTGFGGSAPRP, encoded by the coding sequence GTGCCGACCCGCCACCTGTACCTCGTCCGTCACGGCGACGCCGACGCGTTCGGCGAGCTGACCCCGACCGGCCGCCGGCAGTGCGAGCTGCTGGGCGCGCGGCTCGCCGGCCTGCCCGTCAACGCGCTGTGGCACTCGCCGCTGCCGCGCGCGGTCGCGAGCGCGCACGTGATCGCCGCTCACCTGCCGGGCGTGCCGGTCGCGCCGGCCGACGAGCTCGTCGACCACGTCCCGCACGTCCCGGAACCCGGCGAGATCCCCGCGCCGCTGCGTGGCTTCTTCGACGGCTACGACGCGGCCGAGGCGGCCGCGGGCCGGGCGCTGGCGGACGCGCTGGTCGCCCGCTTCACGACGCCCGCGCCCGTCGAGACGCACGAGGTGCTCGTCACGCACGGGTTCCAGGTCGCGTGGCTGGTGCGGCACGCGCTGGACGCGCCCGACGCCCGCTGGCTGGGTCTGAACAGCGGCAACGCGGCCCTGACCGTGATCGAGCACCGCGACGGCGTGCCGCCGACCCTCGTCGTCCTCAACGACATGGGCCACCTGCCCCCGGACCTGCGCTGGACGGGCTTCGGCGGCAGCGCGCCCCGCCCGTGA
- a CDS encoding family 43 glycosylhydrolase: MALHGFGEPGLEPSVNRRWRVAALAAAALLVPVALAVPAQADNPIVQTIYTADPAPLVHDGRLYVYTTHDEDGSTWFTMRDWRVFSTTDMANWTDHGSPMSLATFSWAQADAWAGQVVERDGKFFFYVPVVKRGGGQAIGVGVSDSPTGPFRDAIGRPLVDNAEIDPSVMIDDDGQAYLYYGNPNLWVARLNRDMVSLAGSPTRIQLTTAGYGSRPGNVANRPTLYEEGPWVYKRGATYYNVFAGACCSEFIGYSTAPGPTGPWTYRGVVMPAQGTSFTNHPGVIDYRGRSYFFYHSGALPGGGGFTRSVAVEQFAYGADGSIPRMNMTTAGPAQVEPLDPYVTQQAETTAWASGVETEAATEGGLNLAFISNGDWVRVKGVAFGSGAAAFSARVASATSGGRIEVRLDSASGPVVGTCTVPGTGGWQAWTTVTCPVSGATGTRDLVLRFAGGSGELFNVGSWQFTRDGGATPTPTPTPSSSPTPTPSPTTPPSGEVRIVNRASGKVMDVQWPNRDDLAVVGQYASNGQPWQRWQVVDAGGGYGTVRSVHSGKCLDVSGASTADGARLIQYTCHSNANQQFQWRSTGDGYEQLVNRSSGRCVGVVNASTADSAPLEQRTCTSAATMQWSRQR; encoded by the coding sequence GTGGCACTGCACGGGTTCGGCGAACCAGGTCTGGAGCCGTCGGTGAACCGCCGGTGGCGGGTGGCCGCGCTGGCGGCCGCGGCCCTGCTCGTGCCCGTCGCCCTCGCCGTCCCGGCGCAGGCCGACAACCCGATCGTCCAGACGATCTACACGGCCGACCCCGCGCCGCTCGTCCACGACGGCCGCCTGTACGTCTACACGACGCACGACGAGGACGGCTCGACGTGGTTCACGATGCGCGACTGGCGCGTCTTCTCGACGACCGACATGGCGAACTGGACCGACCACGGCTCCCCCATGAGCCTGGCGACGTTCTCCTGGGCGCAGGCCGACGCCTGGGCCGGGCAGGTCGTCGAGCGGGACGGGAAGTTCTTCTTCTACGTGCCCGTCGTCAAGCGCGGCGGCGGGCAGGCCATCGGTGTCGGGGTGTCCGACAGCCCGACGGGGCCGTTCCGCGACGCGATCGGCCGCCCGCTGGTCGACAACGCGGAGATCGACCCGAGCGTGATGATCGACGACGACGGCCAGGCGTACCTGTACTACGGCAACCCGAACCTGTGGGTCGCCCGGCTCAACCGGGACATGGTGTCGCTGGCCGGCAGCCCCACCCGGATCCAGCTGACGACCGCGGGCTACGGGTCCCGCCCGGGCAACGTCGCCAACCGGCCCACCCTCTACGAGGAGGGACCGTGGGTCTACAAGCGGGGCGCCACGTACTACAACGTGTTCGCCGGCGCGTGCTGCAGCGAGTTCATCGGCTACTCGACGGCGCCCGGGCCGACCGGCCCGTGGACGTACCGCGGCGTCGTCATGCCTGCGCAGGGCACCAGCTTCACCAACCACCCCGGCGTGATCGACTACCGCGGCAGGTCATACTTCTTCTACCACTCCGGCGCGTTGCCGGGCGGGGGCGGGTTCACGCGGTCGGTGGCGGTCGAGCAGTTCGCCTACGGCGCGGACGGGTCCATCCCCCGGATGAACATGACGACCGCGGGGCCGGCGCAGGTCGAGCCGCTCGACCCGTACGTCACGCAGCAGGCCGAGACGACGGCCTGGGCGAGCGGCGTCGAGACCGAGGCCGCCACCGAGGGCGGCCTGAACCTCGCGTTCATCTCGAACGGCGACTGGGTGCGGGTGAAGGGCGTCGCGTTCGGGTCGGGGGCGGCGGCGTTCTCGGCACGCGTCGCGTCAGCAACGAGCGGCGGGCGCATCGAGGTCCGGCTCGACAGCGCCTCCGGGCCGGTGGTCGGCACGTGCACCGTGCCGGGCACGGGCGGGTGGCAGGCGTGGACGACGGTGACGTGCCCGGTCTCGGGTGCGACGGGCACGCGTGACCTGGTGCTGCGGTTCGCGGGCGGCAGCGGTGAGCTGTTCAACGTCGGGAGCTGGCAGTTCACGCGCGACGGGGGTGCGACGCCGACACCGACGCCCACGCCGTCGTCGTCGCCGACCCCGACGCCGTCACCGACCACCCCGCCGTCCGGCGAGGTGCGGATCGTCAACCGCGCGAGCGGCAAGGTGATGGACGTGCAGTGGCCCAACCGCGACGATCTCGCGGTGGTCGGCCAGTACGCGAGCAACGGCCAGCCGTGGCAGCGCTGGCAGGTGGTGGACGCCGGCGGCGGCTACGGCACCGTGCGCTCCGTCCACAGCGGCAAGTGCCTCGACGTCAGCGGTGCGTCCACCGCCGACGGCGCGCGGCTCATCCAGTACACGTGCCACAGCAACGCCAACCAGCAGTTCCAGTGGCGGTCGACGGGTGACGGCTACGAGCAGCTGGTGAACCGGAGCAGCGGCCGGTGCGTGGGCGTCGTCAACGCGTCGACGGCCGACAGCGCCCCGCTGGAGCAGCGCACGTGCACGTCGGCGGCCACGATGCAGTGGAGCCGGCAGCGCTGA
- a CDS encoding cupin domain-containing protein translates to MTEPHQGAGPVVIPAEQLRLPGGRTLRFEGKDHGSGVSFFLVISNPGEGPALHRHPYTETWSVLEGEATIRIGDEDVVAHAGDTTVVPPDTWHAFTNTGDGDLRMMCIHASPVMLQDDHPAP, encoded by the coding sequence GTGACAGAGCCTCACCAGGGAGCCGGACCGGTCGTCATCCCCGCCGAGCAGCTGCGGCTGCCCGGTGGCCGCACCCTGCGGTTCGAGGGGAAGGACCACGGGTCGGGGGTGAGCTTCTTCCTCGTGATCAGCAACCCCGGCGAGGGCCCCGCGCTGCACCGGCACCCGTACACCGAGACGTGGTCGGTGCTCGAGGGCGAGGCGACGATCCGCATCGGCGACGAGGACGTGGTGGCCCACGCAGGTGACACCACGGTCGTGCCGCCCGACACCTGGCACGCCTTCACCAACACCGGCGACGGCGACCTGCGCATGATGTGCATCCACGCGTCACCGGTGATGCTCCAGGACGATCACCCGGCTCCCTGA
- a CDS encoding glycoside hydrolase family 27 protein, whose translation MSRTRPHGRLHALALALLLLASPALASPVAPAAAAPAPTVDEPAPLPPLGWNSWNTFYCNINEQMIRQTADAMVSTGLAAAGYQYVVVDDCWMQDTRGPDGNLRPHTSRFPSGMKALGDYIHSKGLKFGLYHAPREKTCDQYFNNRPGTSSNGNETRDAQLFASWGVDYVKHDWCDPRGSIQEQVDLFKRFGDALKATGRPIVYSINPNSAHDNTAPRYSGWGAFADMWRTSEDLKDAWSTGCPPSDQWCFVGITEALDVIEPMREWTRPGQYNDPDMLMVGVRGTLSPTENRAHMSMWAMLSAPLIMGNDVRNMSADVRSVLTNRDVLAIDQDPLVRQADRVRDDGDAEVWAKPLADGSAAVALLNRGNSARSISATLAEAGLPGGTASYREVWSGATGQTSDRITTTVPAHGVALYRVTPGSNPGPTPTTSPTPTPTTPPGSSFALVSAASGRCLDAPNSATTNGTRPVIWDCHGRDNQRWAADGATLRVLGRCLDAPNGASAGTAVQLYDCHGGTNQQWTTQSNGTIRGVASGLCLDVDRNLTANGTGVLLWHCTGSANQVWSRR comes from the coding sequence GTGTCCCGCACCCGTCCACACGGCAGGCTGCACGCGCTCGCGCTCGCGCTCCTGCTGCTCGCCTCCCCCGCGCTCGCGTCCCCCGTCGCGCCCGCCGCCGCGGCACCCGCCCCCACCGTCGACGAGCCCGCGCCCCTGCCCCCGCTGGGCTGGAACTCCTGGAACACCTTCTACTGCAACATCAACGAGCAGATGATCCGGCAGACCGCCGACGCGATGGTGAGCACGGGCCTGGCGGCCGCGGGCTACCAGTACGTCGTCGTCGACGACTGCTGGATGCAGGACACCCGCGGCCCGGACGGCAACCTGCGGCCCCACACGTCGCGCTTCCCGTCCGGCATGAAGGCCCTCGGCGACTACATCCACTCCAAGGGCCTGAAGTTCGGGCTGTACCACGCGCCGCGGGAGAAGACCTGCGACCAGTACTTCAACAACCGCCCGGGCACGTCGTCCAACGGCAACGAGACGCGCGACGCGCAGCTCTTCGCGTCGTGGGGCGTCGACTACGTCAAGCACGACTGGTGCGACCCGCGCGGCAGCATCCAGGAGCAGGTCGACCTGTTCAAGCGGTTCGGCGACGCCCTGAAGGCCACCGGCCGGCCGATCGTCTACTCGATCAACCCCAACAGCGCCCACGACAACACGGCCCCGCGGTACTCCGGGTGGGGCGCGTTCGCCGACATGTGGCGCACGTCGGAGGACCTCAAGGACGCCTGGTCGACGGGCTGCCCGCCGTCCGACCAGTGGTGCTTCGTCGGCATCACCGAGGCGCTCGACGTCATCGAGCCGATGCGCGAGTGGACGCGGCCCGGGCAGTACAACGACCCCGACATGCTCATGGTGGGCGTGCGCGGCACCCTGTCGCCCACCGAGAACCGCGCGCACATGAGCATGTGGGCGATGCTCTCGGCGCCCCTCATCATGGGCAACGACGTCCGGAACATGAGCGCCGACGTGCGCTCGGTCCTCACCAACCGTGACGTGCTGGCGATCGACCAGGACCCGCTCGTGCGTCAGGCCGACCGGGTGCGGGACGACGGCGACGCCGAGGTCTGGGCCAAGCCCCTGGCCGACGGGTCCGCGGCGGTCGCGCTGCTCAACCGCGGCAACAGCGCGCGCAGCATCTCGGCGACCCTCGCCGAGGCCGGGCTGCCGGGCGGCACCGCGTCGTACCGCGAGGTGTGGAGCGGCGCGACGGGCCAGACGTCGGACCGCATCACGACGACCGTCCCGGCGCACGGGGTGGCGCTGTACCGCGTCACGCCGGGCAGCAACCCGGGACCGACGCCGACCACGTCGCCGACTCCCACGCCGACGACGCCCCCGGGATCGTCGTTCGCGCTGGTCAGCGCCGCCTCCGGGCGGTGCCTCGACGCGCCGAACAGCGCGACGACCAACGGCACCCGGCCCGTGATCTGGGACTGCCACGGGCGCGACAACCAGCGCTGGGCCGCCGACGGCGCCACGCTGCGCGTGCTCGGCCGGTGCCTCGACGCCCCGAACGGCGCGTCCGCCGGCACCGCCGTCCAGCTGTACGACTGCCACGGCGGCACCAACCAGCAGTGGACCACGCAGTCGAACGGCACGATCCGCGGCGTCGCGTCGGGCCTGTGCCTCGACGTGGACCGCAACCTCACGGCCAACGGCACGGGCGTGCTGCTGTGGCACTGCACGGGTTCGGCGAACCAGGTCTGGAGCCGTCGGTGA